Below is a genomic region from bacterium.
AGAGGGCAAAACATCCGGCGGCAGGCATCCGTGTTCTCCATGGGGGCAACCGGCTAAAGGATACAAAACCAGGAGAAATAAAAGGACAATTAATATGATAATTAGAAGAAAAACCAAAAAGGAGAGAGGCTAAATGTCGCGCTCTATTAAAAAAGGTCCATTTGTAGATCAAAGTATTTTGGAAAAGATAGAAAGAATGAATAAGGCCGGTAAGAAAGAGGTAATAAAAACATGGTCCCGCGAAACAACGGTTATCCCTGAATTAGTTGGATTTACTTTTGCCATCCATAACGGGAAAAAATTTATTCCGGTTTATTTAACAGAAAATATGGTGGGACACAAGCTGGGCGAGTTTGCTCCTACAAGGACATTCAAGGCGCATGGCGCAGCTCATACAGAAAAAGCCATTGCATTAAAATAGGAAGAGGTTTATGGCAGAAATAGCAAAAGCGAAAGTTAAAAATATACGTGCAATTCCATGGAAAGCCAGGAAAGTGATTAATCTGGTTCGCGGGAAAAATATTGATGAGGCTATTAATATAGTCAGTTTTATGCCGCAGGCTGCAGCAAAAACTGTAAAAAAATTATTGAAATCGGCATTGGCCAATGCGGGGCAGCGAAAAGGAATTAATAAAGAGAATTTATATATAGAAAAGATATTTGTTGACCATGGCCCGGTGTTAAAAAGATTCAGGCCGGCTCCGATGGGAAGGTCAATGGCTGTATTAAAAAGATTGTCACATATTACAGTTATTTTAGGTGAAAAAGAAAAGAAGCAAAATAGGAGGAAACGTGGGGCAGAAGACGCATCCGTTAGGACTTAGACTGGGAATTATTAAAGATTGGGATTCCCGGTGGTATGCTAAGAAAGGTTATGCGGATTTATTGCATGAAGACCTTAGAATAAGGGACACCATAAAGAAAAAATTGCACCATGCCGGAATTCCTAAGATTAGAATTGAAAGGGCGTCTAAAAAGGTAAAGGTAGATATTTTTACGGCAAGACCCGGTATAATTATCGGGAAGCAGGGTGTTGAAGTTGAGAAACTGCGAAAAGATTTACAGCAATTGTCGGGTAAACAGGTAACTATAAATATACAGGAAATAAAAGATCCAAATCAGAATGCCCAGTTAATAGCAGAGAATATTGCAGCGCAGATTGAAAAAAGGATAAGCTATCGCAGGGCGATGAAAAAATCAGTAGATATAGTTTTAAAATCAGGTGCGGAAGGGGTTAAGATTGAATGCGGGGGCAGGTTAGGCGGAGCGGAAATGTCCAGAAATGAGTGGTACTTAAGAGGCAGAGTACCTCTTCATACATTACGCGCGGATATTGATTATGGGCAGGCGGAGTCGCACACAACTTATGGAATTGTTGGTGTAAAAGTGTGGATCTTTAAAGGAGAGATTTTAGATACAAAGAATATAACTCAATAATTTTTAATTTTGGATTCAAAATTAATAGCAGGAGATAAAGCTTATGTTAATGCCCTCAAGGGTTAAATATAGAAAAAGGCAAAAAGGACGGTTGACCGGAAAAGCAACAAGCGGCGCGGAAGTGAATTTTGGAGAATATGGCCTGAAATCATTAGAACCGTATTTACTTACTGATAGACAAATCGAGGCCTGTCGTATAGCAATTACGCATTTTATTAAGCGCGGCGGAAGGGTATGGCTCAGGATTTTTCCCGATAAACCGATTACGAAAAAACCGGCTGAAACAAGAATGGGTAAAGGTAAAGGTATGGTGGAATACTGGGTTGCGGTCATAAAACCCGGGAGAATTTTATTTGAATTGGGCGGTGTAACCGAAGATATTGCAAAACAAGCATTAAAAAGGGCAGCTTTTAAATTGCCGTTTAAAACAAAATTTGTTTCAAGGGACAGATTTTAAAAAGGCTAAGGAGTCAAGTTTGAAAGCAAATGAATTTAGAAATATGACAAAGGAAGAACTGGATAATAAATTAAAAGAAGAGAGACAGGCTCTTTTTAATTTAAAATTTCAGGCGACTATAGGGCAGGTGGAAAACAGGCTGAAGTTAAGGACAATTCGCCGTGATATAGCACGTATATTGACTATTTTGAGAGAAAAAGAGATAAAGGAGAGTAAGAATGCCTCAAGGTAAAAGGAAGGAATTTATCGGTGTGGTTAAAAGCGACCGGATGGAAAAGACGGTAGTTGTTCAATGTAAAAGGAGATGCAGCGAACAGCTTTATGGTAAAGTTTTAACCAGGTATTCAAAGTTTATGGCTGAAAATCCGGGCAATAAGGCTAAGATTGGGGATATAGTAAAAATTGTTGAAACGAGGCCTTTAAGTAAAAATAAGAGATGGTATGTTGCTGAAATTATTGAAAAGAAATTGGCAACGGGAGACAGTAAATGATTCAGATGAGAACTATGTTAACTGTAGCGGATAATTCGGGGGCGCAATCAATTCAATGTATTAAAGTATTAGGCGGTACCAGAAAACGCTATGCCCGTATCGGAGATATTATTGTGGCCGCGGTAAAAGAGGCTATACCGGGCGGAGCGGTAAAAAAAAGCGATGTTGTTAAGGCTGTAGTAGTTAGAACAGCAGGAATATCTGCAAGGAAAGACGGTTCTTATATCCGTTTTGATAATAATGCCGCTGTAATTATTAACGATCAGCTTGAACCAAGAGGGACAAGGATTTTTGGCCCAGTAGCAAGAGAATTAAGAGATAAGCAATTTATGAAAATTATTTCTTTGGCACCAGAGGTGCTGTAAGGAGAAAGATGGCAATAGGTATCAGGAAAAATGATAATGTGGAAGTGATCTCGGGAAAAGAAAAAGGCAGAAGAGGCAGAGTGTTAAAAGTGCTGCCTAAAGTACGCCGGTTAATGGTGGAAAATGTAAATTTAGCGAAGAAACATACACGCCCCACCAAGGAAAACCCTCAGGGTGGAATAGTGAAGAAAGAAGTCTCATTAGATTTATCTAATGTAATGTTGGTATGTAATAAATGTGACGAGCCGAGACGGATAAGACATAAAATAATTAGTGAAGGCAATAAGGTGCGTGTATGTGGAAAATGCGGAGAGACATTTGAAGCAAAATAGCGCTGAAGAACTGAAGTCTGAAGTTATGAAGGAGATTGAATGGCAAGATTAAAAGAAAAATTTAAAAAAGAGATTTCGTTGGCACTGAAAGATAAGTTTAAATATAAAAATATAATGCAGATCCCGAAAATGGAAAAAATAGTTATTAACATGGGGCTTAGTGAAGCAATCCAGAATCCAAAAATAGTTGATGTTGCGGTCCAGGAAATGGCATTGATAAGCGGACAAAAACCTTCCATCCGCCGTGCGAAAAAATCCATATCTAATTTTAAATTGCGGGCAGGTGTTCCTATCGGATGTATGGTAACATTGCGCGGGGATAGGATGTATGAATTTTTTGATAGATTTGTAAATATAGTGTTGCCAAGAGTAAGAGATTTTAAAGGGGTCAGCAATAAGTCTTTTGATGGAAGGGGAAATTATAATATAGGAATTAAAGAACAAATAATTTTTCCTGAAATTGATTATGATAAAGTTGATAAAATCAGAGGAATGGACATTACTTTCGTAACAAGTGCCAGGACAGATGATGAGGCAATGGAGTTACTTAAAATGTTAGGAATGCCGTTCAGGGAGTAAAAATGGCAAAAACATCAGTTATTGAAAGAGCAAAAAGAGTACCGAAACATAAGATACATAAACACAACAGATGCCGGATTTGCGGCCGCCCCCGCGGTTATTTAAGAAAGTTCGATATGTGTAGAATCTGTTTTCGTAAATTAGCGCTTTGCGGGCAGATCCCGGGAATTACAAAGGCAAGCTGGTAAGCAAAGATTAGGAGGAATAAATAATGCCGATAATGGACCCAATCGGTGATATGCTGACAAGTATACGGAATGCTAATATGATCCATAAAGAAAAAGTGGATATTATTGCGTCTCGTATAAAAGAGCAGATTATCAAAGTTTTAAAGGAAGAAAGATATATTAAAGATTTTGAAAAAATAAAAGATAGAAATAAATCGGTTTTAAGAATATCTTTAATGTATACACAAAACAAAGAGGGAGTAATCAGCGGAATTAAAAGGTTAAGTTCCCCTGGCTTAAGGGTATATTGTAAAAAGACCAATTTATTCAAGGGAAATAAGGGGTTAGGGATAACTGTTCTTTCAACCTCAAAAGGAATTATGAGTGATAAGATGGCTAGAAAGGAAAATATTGGGGGGGAAGCCATTTGTTATGTGTGGTAGGCTTTAAGAACGGAAAAACTGATTTTTTCAGATTTAAGTTTTTTTAGTCTAAGTCTATTAAAGCGGAGAAAATATGTCAAGAATA
It encodes:
- the rpsS gene encoding 30S ribosomal protein S19, with translation MSRSIKKGPFVDQSILEKIERMNKAGKKEVIKTWSRETTVIPELVGFTFAIHNGKKFIPVYLTENMVGHKLGEFAPTRTFKAHGAAHTEKAIALK
- the rplV gene encoding 50S ribosomal protein L22, which produces MAEIAKAKVKNIRAIPWKARKVINLVRGKNIDEAINIVSFMPQAAAKTVKKLLKSALANAGQRKGINKENLYIEKIFVDHGPVLKRFRPAPMGRSMAVLKRLSHITVILGEKEKKQNRRKRGAEDASVRT
- the rpsC gene encoding 30S ribosomal protein S3, which translates into the protein MGQKTHPLGLRLGIIKDWDSRWYAKKGYADLLHEDLRIRDTIKKKLHHAGIPKIRIERASKKVKVDIFTARPGIIIGKQGVEVEKLRKDLQQLSGKQVTINIQEIKDPNQNAQLIAENIAAQIEKRISYRRAMKKSVDIVLKSGAEGVKIECGGRLGGAEMSRNEWYLRGRVPLHTLRADIDYGQAESHTTYGIVGVKVWIFKGEILDTKNITQ
- the rplP gene encoding 50S ribosomal protein L16 produces the protein MLMPSRVKYRKRQKGRLTGKATSGAEVNFGEYGLKSLEPYLLTDRQIEACRIAITHFIKRGGRVWLRIFPDKPITKKPAETRMGKGKGMVEYWVAVIKPGRILFELGGVTEDIAKQALKRAAFKLPFKTKFVSRDRF
- the rpmC gene encoding 50S ribosomal protein L29: MKANEFRNMTKEELDNKLKEERQALFNLKFQATIGQVENRLKLRTIRRDIARILTILREKEIKESKNASR
- the rpsQ gene encoding 30S ribosomal protein S17; translated protein: MPQGKRKEFIGVVKSDRMEKTVVVQCKRRCSEQLYGKVLTRYSKFMAENPGNKAKIGDIVKIVETRPLSKNKRWYVAEIIEKKLATGDSK
- the rplN gene encoding 50S ribosomal protein L14; this encodes MIQMRTMLTVADNSGAQSIQCIKVLGGTRKRYARIGDIIVAAVKEAIPGGAVKKSDVVKAVVVRTAGISARKDGSYIRFDNNAAVIINDQLEPRGTRIFGPVARELRDKQFMKIISLAPEVL
- the rplX gene encoding 50S ribosomal protein L24, whose translation is MAIGIRKNDNVEVISGKEKGRRGRVLKVLPKVRRLMVENVNLAKKHTRPTKENPQGGIVKKEVSLDLSNVMLVCNKCDEPRRIRHKIISEGNKVRVCGKCGETFEAK
- the rplE gene encoding 50S ribosomal protein L5, whose amino-acid sequence is MARLKEKFKKEISLALKDKFKYKNIMQIPKMEKIVINMGLSEAIQNPKIVDVAVQEMALISGQKPSIRRAKKSISNFKLRAGVPIGCMVTLRGDRMYEFFDRFVNIVLPRVRDFKGVSNKSFDGRGNYNIGIKEQIIFPEIDYDKVDKIRGMDITFVTSARTDDEAMELLKMLGMPFRE
- a CDS encoding type Z 30S ribosomal protein S14 gives rise to the protein MAKTSVIERAKRVPKHKIHKHNRCRICGRPRGYLRKFDMCRICFRKLALCGQIPGITKASW
- the rpsH gene encoding 30S ribosomal protein S8, which translates into the protein MPIMDPIGDMLTSIRNANMIHKEKVDIIASRIKEQIIKVLKEERYIKDFEKIKDRNKSVLRISLMYTQNKEGVISGIKRLSSPGLRVYCKKTNLFKGNKGLGITVLSTSKGIMSDKMARKENIGGEAICYVW